A stretch of DNA from Alteromonas gilva:
ATATTGGCAAGAGACTCTTCAACACCGGCTATAGCAGTGGTGTTGATGCCCAAAGTAACAGTTAGCAGCAGAGCAGCGGTCTTAGTAAATTTTAACATGGCTTGAATTCCAAAAAAGAGTAATGAGCTAAAGTGTGTTTCGATTGCTCGATGGCGCGCATTAAACACTGTATTGTTGAATAACTGAACAACTAAGGTGATACGTAGGTATGGTTATTTATACTATTTTTAAGTTGTTGATTTTAATTATAAAAAATGTTGACTTCAACTTTTGAGCGACACGCTAAAGACTGTGGTTTACGCGTGACAATTTAGTCGGGTGGTGATACTACAAGGGCTAAATCATATTCATGACAATGTTGATGATAGAGTGGGTGAGCAGTCAGCATAGCGGCAGATGCAACAGTCATACTACGGTGATTGGTAGCAGGCTGGTAATTGATATAAAGTAGACTTGCGGTGTGACAGGGGCTGTTAAAAATAGCCAAAAGGAAAAAAGACGCCTTGCGGCGTCTTCTTAACGCAGGGAACTGCTAAGTCCCTGCAACCATGTTGAATGAGTACATGGCGAACATGAATCCGGGTCGAGTCCGATTATAAGCGGCTCTGTAATTCTTGTGCTACAGCGTGGTCCTGGTGACCGTTTTCGTTGATCCAGGCTTGCAGCGTTTTGCCGTCAGTTTCTGGCGCGCTTAAGTCGCTGCTAGGCATTTTCTTAACCAGCAGGGTGCCTACTTCTACCGCGTTGTTAGTAATCGCAGTTTTAATCAGGCTCTGGCCGTTACAAGAAATACCCGCGTAGTAGTCACGCAGCTTTAAACGGTAATCTGACTCTACAGAACGCATTTTTTTGCGCAGCTCACCTTTGTCATCGGCAGCAACGATAGTACAGATGTTAGCCAGTGAGTCTTCAACGCCAGCCGTCGCTGTCGCGTTAATTCCGAAAGAAGCAGTTAATACAAGGGCAGCAGTTTTAGCAAATTTCAACATGGTTATTTCCTATTTGTTTCAGCAGTTAATGGTTTTGTTTGTTTCGTTTTGTTGGATGTATTACACACCGGGCTGCTGAATGATTAAACAGCAGGGCTGATACATGGGTATTTGGTTATATACCTTTTTTTCTGGTCGTATTTAGTCTGCAAAGTATTGATACCATAGAAGTTAGTAAAATAAAGACCAAATGCTCCAGGCTATCTGGTTGCTGGGTCGACGAGGTATAAAGCATCGTTATTCAGGCTTGTTAAGCGCGCTCTAATCGCAGAGCAGCGTAACCGTTGCGCGGGAGTTAAGGGTTGGTTTAATGCGCCGTGATCACAGTTCGTCACAGCATATCAATAAGGAAAAAAGGCGCCTTGCGGCGCCTTCTTAACGCAGGGGACTGCTATCTCCCTGCAACCATGTTGAACTTGTACATGGCAATCATGAAATTGTGTCGTAAAGGCCTATAGGCGGCCCTGTAATTCCTTAGCGACGGCGTGATCCTGGTGGCCGTTTTCGTTTATCCAGGCCTGCAGTGTTTTACCATCTTTTTCCGGCTCGCTTAAATCACGGCTCGGCATTTTCTTTACCAGCAGCGTGCCAACTTCCACGGCATTATTCTCAATAGCGGTTCTGATAAGGCTCTGGCCATTGCAAGAAATACCCGTGTAATAGTCACGCAACTTTAAGCGGTAATCCGACTCCACAGAACGCATTTTTTTGCGTAATTCGCCCTTGTCATCAGCACTCACAATGGTGCAGATATTAGCCAGGGCTTCTTCAACATTGGCATACGCGGTGCCGCTTACAGCAGTCAGAGCGGTAATAGCAAACAAAGAGGTTTTAACGATTTTCAACATGGTTAGCTCCTTCAAATATTTGGCAGTACGTTTAGGACAATCGTTTCGTTTGTTTTGACCAAGTGATTAAAGCTCGTGAGCCAAAATAATTAAATTACCAAGCTGATACCTGGTTATGGTTTTAAATACCATTGACGGTAGTTAACTAATTACTTTTCTAAAAAAAAGACTATTTATTAATAAGTTGCGGTGGAATTGCTACGCGTGCCTACGTTACCGTCTCAGGCGCGCTTTGACTCAGCAGTACTCGCTCTGAAGGACTGGGAGATAAACAATAATTGTTCTCTTATCCAGCGGTGCGCTGGATCTTCATTGGCACTGACATGCCAGTAGAGGTAGTAATTGAGTGGTTGCATGGCGAAGGGCAATTCACTGACGGCCAAATCGTAGTGTTTGGCCAGGTGAAAAGGCAGACAGGCGAGCAAGTCGGTTTTTACCAATACGCTGGGAATGGTTAAAAAATGGTGGCTTTGCATAACAATTCGACGTTGTTGACCAAGGCGGGCCAGTTCGATATCAAGTTCACAAGGCTCCCCCTGACGTGGCGTCACATTGATATGGCTATGGCTAAGAAAGCTTTGTAAGGTCAGCGGTGAATCAAATGCAGGATGGCCGGGACGGCCAACTACCACCAAACGGTCTTCCGCAATAATGTGTTTTACCAGATACGGATCGGTGAGTGGGTTACTGTCGGTGTAGAAATCCAATTGACCGCTGGCCAGCGCGTTGACGACGTTTTTTTTATCGACATCATAATTATTGATGGCAATAGACGGTGCCTGACCACTGATACTGGCAATCAGGCGGGGAAGTATGCTGGCCTCAATTAAATCCCGACAGGCAAACTGGAAGGTTTTCTCGGCCGTTGCCGGGTTAAACTCGCGGCTCTGTAAAACGCTGTTTCGTAGTAAGTCCAATGCTTGTCTGGCAGGCCCGATGAGGTTTTGTGCTACTGGCGTCGGCGTCATTATATGGCCCGTTCTGACAAAAAGCGGATCGTTAAGCAGGTCGCGCAAGCGCGCCAGGGAATTGCTCACTGCAGGTTGAGTAATACATAAAATATCTGCCGCGCGGGTTAAATTACCAGCGGTGTAAATGGCATCGAAAACGGCGAAAAGGTTTAGATCTATTCGATTAAGATTCATTAAGTAGCGGCCCTCAACCTGTTGAGTAGCTGCTATTATCAAGGATACTGATGGGAAATCAATATTTCTATTAAGCTAGCTTATTGTTGTGATACCAATACGACTCGGCCTTACAGCGAGCCTGCGCTTCTCCTTCACTTATATTAACAGGCCGGTAAAATACCGGCCTGTATTAAAGGTTAATTTGACGCGTCTTGTGCTGCGTCCTCAATGCCTTCGCCGGCAGACTGAACATCTTCACCAAGACCTTCAACGGTTGCGCAGCCGCCCAGAATACTCAGTGTGGCAAATGTGCTGATCAACAGCATTTGGCGTAGTTTTCGACTTATCATCATCTTTCTCCTGTGGTGTAGTTAACGGTTGGATGGTTCATCGGCTGAACCAGTGTCGTCATGCTCCGAATGATTAGCAGACTCAGTTGAGCCTTCAGCGGTGCGCGACGAGCCTTTGAGCATGGTATTTAATTTCTCGCCGCCTTTGGCGCCAAAATCCAACGTTCGGATAGGGAACGGGATCAGGATATCGGCGTCTTTAAGTGCCTTATTGATGGCCACAATGGCGTTGTGCCGTGCCGTCATAAAGCCCGGCTCGCCGGGGTATTCGATCCAAAACCAAACCAGCAGGTTAATGCTGCTATCGCCAAACGAAGAAGCAAACACGCCAGTGTCGTCTTTGTCGATAACAAACTCCAGTTCCTTTATGGCCTTTGTGAGCACCTCGGCGGCTACCTGCGGATCGTCTGCATAAGAAATGCCCACCGGCACTTCAATGCGTCGTTTACGGTTCACGCTGTAGTTGGTCAGAATATTTCTAAACAGTATTTTGTTGGGAATAATCTCGCGCTGACCGAAAAACGTCATGACATTGGTGTTACGCAGATTTATTGACTCTACTTTACCAAATACACTTTCCGCCTCTATAACATCGCCAATTTGGAAGGGTTTGCGGATG
This window harbors:
- a CDS encoding entericidin A/B family lipoprotein; this encodes MLLISTFATLSILGGCATVEGLGEDVQSAGEGIEDAAQDASN
- a CDS encoding DUF3718 domain-containing protein; protein product: MLKIVKTSLFAITALTAVSGTAYANVEEALANICTIVSADDKGELRKKMRSVESDYRLKLRDYYTGISCNGQSLIRTAIENNAVEVGTLLVKKMPSRDLSEPEKDGKTLQAWINENGHQDHAVAKELQGRL
- a CDS encoding mechanosensitive ion channel family protein — protein: MKPLQIDTFWQLINEKLVTWLEASIKHLPNIAVAICIAIAFGIAAKVIGNIAKRLLGRTFDSKQIVDLLTSISKVAVATVGIFIALDFVGLRGTVTSLLAGAGIIGLAIGFAFQDMTENLIAGIAMGIRKPFQIGDVIEAESVFGKVESINLRNTNVMTFFGQREIIPNKILFRNILTNYSVNRKRRIEVPVGISYADDPQVAAEVLTKAIKELEFVIDKDDTGVFASSFGDSSINLLVWFWIEYPGEPGFMTARHNAIVAINKALKDADILIPFPIRTLDFGAKGGEKLNTMLKGSSRTAEGSTESANHSEHDDTGSADEPSNR
- a CDS encoding LysR family transcriptional regulator, coding for MNLNRIDLNLFAVFDAIYTAGNLTRAADILCITQPAVSNSLARLRDLLNDPLFVRTGHIMTPTPVAQNLIGPARQALDLLRNSVLQSREFNPATAEKTFQFACRDLIEASILPRLIASISGQAPSIAINNYDVDKKNVVNALASGQLDFYTDSNPLTDPYLVKHIIAEDRLVVVGRPGHPAFDSPLTLQSFLSHSHINVTPRQGEPCELDIELARLGQQRRIVMQSHHFLTIPSVLVKTDLLACLPFHLAKHYDLAVSELPFAMQPLNYYLYWHVSANEDPAHRWIREQLLFISQSFRASTAESKRA
- a CDS encoding DUF3718 domain-containing protein — its product is MLKFAKTAALVLTASFGINATATAGVEDSLANICTIVAADDKGELRKKMRSVESDYRLKLRDYYAGISCNGQSLIKTAITNNAVEVGTLLVKKMPSSDLSAPETDGKTLQAWINENGHQDHAVAQELQSRL